A stretch of Brevundimonas naejangsanensis DNA encodes these proteins:
- a CDS encoding lasso peptide biosynthesis B2 protein, which translates to MTPVLKAGVHAAAVGDALILLDLVGDGYLCLPGAGAATTVTEDGAVEVTDAATAEVLRQAGLLGARPVSPPAPLPGRPSATVIHDPPGRRPDPAMWLQGLEAALAVRRGRKRGGVSDYLALAGPRGGDRSPGRVVEAARAFWRMAPWLPIEGECLVRSALLMRFLSRRGLEADWVFGVRLWPFMAHCWVQLDELCLNDDVERLAAYTPIYCR; encoded by the coding sequence ATGACCCCTGTGTTGAAGGCGGGTGTTCACGCCGCCGCGGTGGGCGACGCCCTGATCCTGCTGGACCTGGTCGGGGACGGCTATCTCTGCCTGCCAGGCGCGGGCGCCGCGACAACAGTGACGGAGGATGGCGCTGTCGAGGTGACGGACGCCGCGACCGCGGAGGTTCTTCGGCAGGCCGGCCTTCTGGGGGCGAGGCCAGTTTCGCCGCCTGCGCCCTTGCCGGGCAGGCCTTCTGCGACGGTCATCCATGATCCGCCAGGACGCCGGCCCGATCCGGCGATGTGGCTCCAGGGACTTGAAGCAGCGCTGGCTGTGCGGAGGGGCCGCAAGCGGGGCGGGGTGAGCGATTATCTGGCTCTGGCGGGCCCCCGGGGCGGCGACCGGAGCCCGGGCCGCGTCGTCGAGGCGGCGCGCGCCTTCTGGCGCATGGCGCCCTGGTTGCCGATCGAGGGCGAATGCCTGGTCAGATCGGCCCTTCTGATGCGTTTCCTCTCACGCCGTGGTCTGGAGGCTGACTGGGTCTTCGGCGTCCGGCTATGGCCCTTCATGGCGCACTGCTGGGTGCAGCTCGACGAGCTCTGTCTCAATGACGATGTCGAACGCCTTGCCGCCTATACCCCGATCTACTGCCGATGA
- a CDS encoding asparagine synthase C-terminal domain-containing protein translates to MVIHSGGSGPADRAVLAAGRRGLERAGWRSALAIDDIEVFVGPLRAPRVRQVHLRCILIGDYRPHRQALSALIGGSRSARQLARAAVGGGWGRYVLIWRTDAGELAVLRDPGGAVDCLVWSRGGLRLAADQPPPEADVLLPDDLAIDWERLGEIAGQPGLASDQPPLLGLTAVAPGEYALLKGGPVREAVWTPADIWRTRRSDPSPEALRSVVDAAVAAETEGYERLVGEMSGGLDSAVVSSSLAASGEAGRVSFVNYYGDWAEGDERAYAEANARLSGLSLEVVRKPVAPITPALLEPLGQGLRPALHGVDAAYDRDMADRLTAAGATGLLTGQGGDAVFFQAPDPRVAVDRRRRRGWKGFEPAYWAEVGRWTRHSAWTVAGLALAPRRAVSGKGRRHPWLEDCDDLPPGKRGQILRLANCQLFRGDCLRARAADLIHPLLSQPVMEHVLAVPSDLLLAGVRDRGLARLAFADRLPEMITGRRDKGDLSAFYGHVVLSSLPELRPFLQEGRLAERGILDRDSLGRDLEPDRLMWAADGNRPLLLAVLETWARQWEDRIGRRRMEAEPDTLHGA, encoded by the coding sequence ATGGTCATCCACTCCGGCGGGTCGGGCCCGGCGGATCGGGCTGTTCTCGCAGCCGGACGAAGGGGCCTTGAAAGGGCAGGCTGGCGCTCCGCCCTGGCAATTGACGACATTGAGGTTTTCGTCGGGCCGCTTCGGGCGCCCAGGGTTCGCCAGGTCCATCTTCGCTGCATTCTGATCGGCGACTATCGGCCTCACCGCCAGGCCTTGTCCGCCCTGATCGGCGGCAGTCGCAGCGCTCGCCAGCTTGCCCGGGCGGCTGTCGGCGGAGGATGGGGGCGCTACGTTCTGATCTGGCGTACCGACGCGGGCGAGCTCGCCGTGCTTCGCGATCCGGGAGGGGCGGTCGACTGTCTCGTCTGGAGCCGTGGCGGATTAAGACTGGCTGCGGACCAGCCGCCGCCCGAGGCGGACGTCCTTCTTCCCGATGACCTGGCCATCGACTGGGAGCGCCTCGGCGAGATAGCCGGCCAGCCGGGGCTGGCGAGCGACCAGCCGCCGCTGCTCGGCCTGACCGCGGTCGCGCCGGGAGAGTATGCGCTGTTGAAAGGCGGTCCTGTTCGTGAGGCGGTGTGGACCCCGGCCGATATCTGGAGGACGCGCCGCTCCGATCCCTCGCCGGAGGCCCTCCGGTCTGTGGTGGATGCGGCGGTGGCGGCCGAGACCGAAGGCTATGAACGCCTGGTCGGGGAGATGTCCGGCGGCCTGGACTCCGCTGTCGTCTCCAGCAGCCTCGCCGCGAGCGGCGAAGCAGGGAGAGTCAGTTTCGTCAACTACTACGGGGATTGGGCCGAGGGAGATGAACGCGCCTATGCCGAGGCGAACGCCCGCTTGAGCGGACTGTCGCTCGAGGTCGTGAGAAAGCCTGTCGCCCCCATCACGCCCGCGCTCCTGGAGCCTCTCGGGCAGGGCCTGCGCCCGGCGCTGCACGGGGTTGACGCTGCCTATGATCGTGACATGGCGGACCGGCTGACGGCGGCCGGAGCCACGGGACTTCTGACCGGCCAGGGCGGGGATGCGGTCTTCTTCCAGGCGCCCGACCCCCGCGTGGCTGTCGATCGCCGCCGGCGACGGGGCTGGAAAGGATTTGAACCGGCCTACTGGGCCGAGGTCGGTCGATGGACGCGGCATTCAGCATGGACAGTCGCCGGGCTGGCGCTGGCGCCCCGGCGCGCCGTTTCGGGGAAGGGCCGACGTCACCCCTGGCTGGAGGATTGCGACGATCTTCCGCCGGGCAAGCGCGGCCAGATCCTTCGTCTGGCGAATTGTCAGCTGTTCCGCGGGGACTGTCTGCGGGCGAGAGCGGCTGATCTCATACATCCGCTGCTCAGCCAGCCCGTCATGGAGCATGTTCTGGCCGTGCCGTCGGATCTGCTGCTGGCCGGGGTCCGGGATCGCGGGCTTGCGCGTCTGGCCTTCGCTGATCGCCTTCCTGAGATGATCACCGGGCGACGGGACAAGGGCGATCTCAGCGCCTTCTATGGCCATGTAGTTCTGTCGAGCCTGCCGGAGCTGCGTCCCTTCCTTCAGGAGGGCAGGCTGGCGGAGCGCGGCATTCTGGATCGGGACAGTCTCGGTCGCGACCTCGAACCTGACAGGCTCATGTGGGCCGCTGACGGCAATCGGCCCCTCTTGCTGGCGGTGCTGGAGACCTGGGCACGCCAATGGGAAGATCGGATAGGCCGGCGGAGGATGGAGGCGGAACCAGATACGCTCCATGGAGCGTAG
- a CDS encoding nucleotidyl transferase AbiEii/AbiGii toxin family protein, producing MAPRETYERQVALLVRILPVLAEERDFALKGGTAINLFVRDFPRLSVDLDLTYLPIQPWEEAIRGIEAGLTRITGNIMTSIRGAQVAAQRSAEGYIERLNVQAGAAIKIEVTPVMRGVVYEPALMRVTDAVEEKYGFAETWVVSQPDLYAGKIVAALDRQHPRDLYDVKLLLENEGVSDDLRQAFIAYLLSSARALNTILAPRRRDLVQKYDQEFVGMTADDTPLRTLLDVREKLIAIMVGDMPEEHRRFLISFKRGEPDWSLLGPTHVADLPAVQFRMQKLAALDPERREAELRKLLAALYSEN from the coding sequence ATGGCCCCGCGTGAGACCTATGAACGGCAGGTCGCCCTCCTGGTGCGCATCCTGCCGGTTCTGGCCGAGGAAAGGGATTTCGCCCTCAAGGGAGGCACGGCGATCAATCTGTTCGTAAGGGATTTCCCACGCCTGTCGGTCGATCTCGACCTCACCTACCTGCCCATCCAACCCTGGGAAGAGGCCATCCGGGGAATTGAAGCAGGTCTCACCCGGATCACCGGCAATATCATGACGAGCATCCGGGGCGCCCAGGTTGCGGCGCAACGCTCTGCCGAAGGTTATATCGAACGCCTCAACGTCCAGGCCGGCGCCGCGATCAAGATCGAGGTCACCCCCGTGATGCGCGGCGTGGTCTACGAACCCGCGCTCATGCGCGTCACGGACGCGGTGGAGGAGAAATACGGCTTCGCTGAAACCTGGGTGGTTTCACAGCCGGATCTCTACGCCGGCAAGATCGTGGCCGCGCTCGATCGCCAGCACCCCCGCGATCTCTATGACGTCAAGCTGCTGCTCGAGAACGAAGGAGTCAGTGATGATCTCCGCCAGGCCTTCATCGCCTACCTGCTCAGCAGCGCCAGGGCGCTGAACACGATCCTCGCCCCTCGCCGGCGCGATCTGGTCCAGAAATACGATCAGGAATTCGTCGGGATGACTGCCGACGACACGCCCCTCCGGACGCTGCTCGATGTCCGCGAGAAGCTCATTGCGATCATGGTCGGCGACATGCCCGAGGAACATCGCCGGTTCCTCATCTCGTTCAAGCGCGGAGAGCCTGACTGGTCCCTGCTCGGCCCGACGCATGTGGCCGACCTGCCGGCCGTGCAGTTCCGCATGCAGAAGCTCGCCGCGCTCGACCCGGAGCGACGTGAAGCCGAGCTTCGGAAGCTCCTCGCCGCCCTCTATTCCGAAAACTGA
- a CDS encoding type IV toxin-antitoxin system AbiEi family antitoxin — translation MTMQVEGKLNQLISRLPEGLLVDSTWMNEHGYSSALRSQYVSAGWLEQPARSVYRRPRGVLGWEQVVISLQTILNQAFLVGGRTALELQGFSHYLSADVREVHLYGPEPLPRWVGKLNLGVRFSYHNSQRLFRNEPATTGLTSLAWHVMDNRGGSNDPIHGSTKQIPWGHFEWPLTVSTPERAILEMLDQLPKKESFHQVDKMMEGLATLSPRRLTRLLHDCRSIKVKRLFFFFAFRHNHRWLKHLDPQTFDLGSGKRVLVEGGKLDPQFMITVPEDLDGPA, via the coding sequence ATGACTATGCAAGTTGAAGGAAAGCTGAACCAGCTCATATCCCGCCTCCCGGAAGGGTTGCTGGTCGACTCGACGTGGATGAACGAGCATGGCTATTCCTCGGCGCTGCGGAGCCAGTACGTCTCCGCAGGCTGGCTGGAACAGCCGGCGCGCAGCGTCTACCGGCGGCCACGCGGCGTCCTGGGCTGGGAACAGGTGGTGATTTCCCTGCAGACCATCCTCAACCAGGCCTTCCTGGTGGGAGGAAGAACCGCCCTGGAGCTCCAGGGATTCAGCCACTACCTCTCTGCTGACGTTCGGGAGGTGCATCTGTATGGCCCCGAACCCTTGCCAAGGTGGGTAGGGAAGCTGAACCTCGGCGTTCGCTTTTCCTACCACAACAGCCAGAGGCTGTTTCGCAACGAGCCTGCCACGACTGGACTGACGAGCCTCGCCTGGCACGTCATGGACAACAGGGGCGGCAGCAATGACCCGATCCACGGAAGCACGAAACAGATCCCCTGGGGCCATTTTGAATGGCCGCTGACGGTCTCGACGCCCGAGCGCGCCATTCTGGAAATGCTGGACCAGCTTCCGAAGAAGGAGAGCTTCCACCAGGTGGACAAGATGATGGAGGGACTGGCGACGCTCAGCCCGCGCCGGCTGACCAGGCTTCTGCATGACTGCAGGAGCATCAAGGTGAAGCGCCTCTTCTTCTTCTTCGCCTTCCGGCACAATCATCGCTGGCTGAAGCACCTCGATCCGCAGACCTTCGATCTCGGCTCGGGCAAGCGTGTGCTGGTCGAGGGCGGAAAACTCGATCCGCAGTTCATGATCACGGTGCCGGAGGATCTCGATGGCCCCGCGTGA
- a CDS encoding S9 family peptidase, translated as MRRAILALLLATTAAWPAGAQTPRPFTINDLLRHEDVGTTRISPDGKWVAIERQRPYDQAGTYALATMTGALLSDLELHRVDRTGAPIRLAAVSQEAGYISGPFSPDGARMAVFRVTADDLQLGVLTLATGETIWTPFTPEMIQFGQTVAWRSATELIFIARPRHDPPVSMRVGFKVQQRVERLWRTAASGHGSSAVYIPSGQSRQSRTTVEPSTLVALDVLTGTPRLLARGEWFDLRLSPDGRHAALLEDAEDLQPRPDRLVRVGDPYRRRRLRLVALDTGAVLSPLPDQDLAMYLMTWSPDSSELIVFGRPPGGDFDDDGRFWTVSPGGRSRALDLGRMKPWIQRTWDGVAVALASWDGARPLVQARTAEGDRVWATPDASGRRPVPVKEPNERIVQLNGRAAVQRADGVYSLAPGGPLLARGQLRDQGESVDLGNPARWNPSPLVLGARTLVDQTCLSYLRKPEPACLPPFAGDETILAVSPNADFLVTRRRLDQGTGGVLLRTMEGVTLLAEVNAGWRDIDWGRIVAVPHRGPDGQHLTSWLLLPPGPEPEVPPPVVVEVYPGSAPRTAPAALMPGGARLQNNPAVIAAAGYAVLVVSLPMAPGESRPAAGIADRILAAVDAAGELGFVDPQRIALIGHSFGGYGVLSAVAQSDRFSAVIASNGYPDLSLSMQLPPFFRVAPEEGVPVGQMIGWGETGQASIGDFAAMPRAYVEASPLYQVERIRTPALLIESDLDTPRMGALFSSLYRQNREAGLVTYYGEGHTYFSPGNLRDLHARILEWLDRYLAPHPDDRELAPVR; from the coding sequence ATGCGGCGCGCGATACTTGCCCTTCTGCTGGCGACAACGGCCGCATGGCCGGCCGGCGCCCAGACGCCGCGTCCCTTCACGATCAACGACCTGCTTCGCCACGAGGATGTGGGAACGACCCGGATCAGTCCGGACGGAAAGTGGGTCGCGATCGAGCGCCAGCGCCCGTACGACCAGGCGGGAACCTACGCCCTGGCCACCATGACCGGCGCCCTCCTGAGCGATCTCGAGCTTCACCGCGTAGACCGGACCGGGGCGCCGATCCGGCTGGCCGCCGTCAGCCAGGAGGCCGGCTATATCAGCGGTCCCTTTTCACCGGACGGCGCCCGCATGGCCGTCTTTCGCGTGACGGCCGACGACCTGCAGCTCGGCGTCCTCACGCTTGCGACCGGGGAGACGATCTGGACGCCGTTCACTCCGGAGATGATCCAGTTCGGCCAGACGGTCGCCTGGCGCTCGGCGACGGAACTCATCTTCATCGCCCGGCCACGCCACGATCCGCCCGTTTCAATGCGGGTCGGGTTCAAGGTTCAGCAGAGGGTGGAGAGGTTGTGGCGTACGGCCGCAAGCGGCCACGGCTCCAGCGCCGTCTACATCCCCAGCGGTCAGAGCCGCCAGTCCCGGACCACCGTCGAACCCTCGACCCTCGTCGCCCTCGACGTTCTCACCGGAACGCCGCGGCTTCTGGCCCGTGGGGAGTGGTTCGATCTTCGGCTCTCGCCAGACGGCCGTCACGCCGCCCTGCTGGAAGACGCCGAGGATCTGCAGCCCCGGCCGGATCGCCTGGTCCGGGTCGGCGATCCTTACCGGCGGCGGCGTCTCCGCCTCGTCGCCCTCGACACAGGCGCCGTGCTCAGTCCCCTGCCCGACCAGGATCTGGCCATGTATCTGATGACATGGTCGCCAGATTCCAGCGAACTGATCGTCTTCGGTCGCCCTCCGGGCGGCGACTTCGACGATGACGGCCGCTTCTGGACGGTGTCGCCCGGGGGACGTTCCCGGGCGCTGGATCTCGGCCGGATGAAGCCATGGATCCAGCGCACCTGGGATGGCGTCGCCGTTGCCCTGGCGAGCTGGGACGGCGCCCGGCCGCTTGTCCAGGCAAGGACCGCCGAAGGGGACCGCGTCTGGGCGACACCCGACGCATCCGGCCGACGCCCCGTACCGGTGAAGGAGCCGAACGAGCGCATCGTACAACTCAACGGGCGGGCGGCCGTCCAGCGCGCCGACGGCGTCTACAGCCTCGCACCCGGAGGACCGCTGCTGGCGCGTGGCCAGCTTCGCGACCAGGGCGAAAGCGTCGACCTGGGCAATCCTGCACGATGGAATCCTTCTCCTCTCGTCCTGGGCGCCCGCACCCTGGTCGACCAGACCTGCCTGTCGTACCTTCGAAAGCCTGAACCCGCCTGCCTGCCCCCTTTTGCAGGGGACGAAACCATCCTCGCCGTCAGCCCGAACGCCGACTTCCTCGTGACCAGGCGTCGCCTGGACCAGGGAACGGGCGGGGTCCTCCTGAGAACGATGGAAGGCGTCACGCTCCTGGCCGAGGTCAACGCCGGATGGCGCGATATAGACTGGGGACGCATCGTCGCCGTGCCGCACCGGGGTCCGGACGGCCAGCACCTCACGAGCTGGCTTCTTCTGCCTCCGGGTCCCGAGCCGGAAGTCCCTCCCCCTGTGGTCGTCGAGGTCTACCCGGGATCCGCGCCGCGCACCGCGCCCGCCGCCCTTATGCCCGGCGGGGCCCGTCTGCAGAACAATCCCGCAGTGATCGCCGCCGCGGGCTATGCCGTCCTCGTCGTCAGCCTTCCCATGGCTCCCGGTGAAAGCCGTCCCGCCGCCGGGATCGCGGACCGGATCCTGGCCGCTGTCGACGCCGCCGGCGAGCTGGGGTTCGTCGACCCGCAGCGCATCGCCCTCATCGGTCACAGCTTCGGCGGCTACGGGGTTCTCAGCGCCGTCGCCCAGAGCGACCGCTTCAGCGCGGTCATAGCCTCGAACGGCTATCCGGATCTCAGCCTGTCAATGCAGCTTCCGCCGTTCTTTCGTGTCGCGCCCGAGGAAGGCGTTCCTGTCGGGCAGATGATCGGCTGGGGAGAGACAGGTCAGGCGTCGATCGGCGATTTCGCGGCGATGCCCCGGGCCTATGTCGAGGCCAGCCCCCTCTACCAGGTCGAGAGGATCCGCACTCCAGCCCTGCTGATCGAATCCGACCTCGACACGCCACGCATGGGCGCCCTGTTCAGCTCTCTCTATCGTCAGAACCGGGAAGCGGGTCTCGTGACCTATTACGGCGAAGGCCACACCTACTTCAGCCCGGGCAATCTAAGGGACCTGCACGCCAGGATCCTCGAATGGCTTGACCGATATCTCGCCCCCCATCCGGATGACCGCGAGCTCGCCCCGGTCCGCTAA
- a CDS encoding TonB-dependent receptor, which translates to MRIDLGTTTALSTVLLACAAPAWAQGADAVRRYDAPAGPLARTLDVFIEQSRLQILYPAALVEGRTSPGLQGDYSAEAGLAELLRDTGLAFRKSRQNVYVLFDPGARAGLIDDEFTVVDDVIVTGSLIRGVGDGPSPVISIDRDRMDREGRATVAQLLAALPQNFGGSANEGAVNNGGDRSGTNTTFANGVNLRGLGSDATLVLVNGRRMAGTGAKGDFADVSTIPAAAIRRVDVLLDGASALYGADAVGGVVNIILRDDYEGAESRIRVGNTSDGASGEYQFGQTLGRRWSSGNALVSYEYYDREALSGTHRRLASDSDLRWRGGSDRRQFYSNPGNIVVFDPASGGYLPAWAIPTGQSGAGLQPGDFLPGKVNLENQRAHINVLPRQTRHGAYALWRQAFGDRLEVTADARYGKRNYETVSFPLNTLLTVTSANPWFVSPTGARSHTIAYSFQNEIAPPRITGEVESIGASLGGAFDLSSDWRIDAYVAWASEESRTGSSGTLQSTYLREALGAIADNPATPYSPSRDGYLNPFGDGAVNTRAVLDFISSGYSRTHNRTGVASANLQVSGTLMEAPGGPLRLAAGLSFRNETFERQFTGFTSGVAPTVGAPAETDRHVAAAFGEVRVPVFGATNRRPGLERLELSLAARFEDYGDVGQTTSPKVGVVWDPVGTLRLKANYGRSFRAPALREVNETPSASPSILPRGSQQILSMILYGGNPDLQPEEADTWTLGLEVRPAALPGLRIGVNGFRTDFENRIGQPALESILTALGDPSLAPFVRMLNPADSKDLAAIQAILDLPTTALRDQFPASSYGAIVDARYVNTASVQVQGADLNVDYGFARGQDALDFGVNLTWLERFDARPTPTSPTVSQLDRPNFPVGLRGRASGSWARGPWSVSPSVNYVDAYRDLTGKRIGSWTTADLAVRYTPDHGLLAGTGLTVTVQNLFDRDPPFYDAPEGVAYDPANANVLGRFVSLQLTRAW; encoded by the coding sequence ATGCGCATCGACCTTGGGACGACGACAGCACTTTCAACCGTACTTCTCGCCTGCGCCGCGCCGGCCTGGGCGCAGGGCGCGGACGCCGTAAGGCGTTATGATGCGCCCGCCGGCCCGCTCGCGCGGACGCTGGACGTCTTCATCGAACAGAGCCGCCTCCAGATCCTCTATCCAGCAGCGCTGGTGGAAGGCCGGACATCCCCCGGACTGCAGGGCGATTACAGCGCGGAAGCGGGCCTGGCCGAGCTGCTGCGCGACACCGGTCTGGCGTTCCGCAAATCCCGCCAGAACGTCTACGTCCTCTTCGACCCGGGGGCGCGCGCCGGCCTGATCGATGACGAATTCACCGTCGTGGACGACGTCATCGTCACGGGCAGCCTGATCCGCGGCGTGGGCGACGGCCCCTCGCCCGTCATCAGCATCGACCGGGACAGGATGGACCGCGAGGGGCGCGCCACCGTGGCCCAGCTCCTGGCCGCCCTGCCGCAGAATTTCGGCGGGAGCGCCAATGAGGGCGCGGTGAACAATGGCGGGGACCGGTCAGGAACCAACACCACCTTCGCCAACGGCGTGAACCTGCGGGGACTGGGCAGCGACGCCACCCTCGTCCTGGTCAATGGCCGTCGCATGGCGGGCACGGGCGCAAAGGGCGATTTCGCAGATGTCTCGACCATACCGGCAGCCGCGATCAGGCGGGTCGATGTTCTCCTCGACGGCGCCTCCGCCCTCTATGGCGCCGACGCCGTGGGCGGCGTCGTCAACATCATCCTGAGAGACGACTACGAGGGCGCGGAAAGCCGCATCCGGGTCGGAAACACCAGCGACGGGGCGAGCGGGGAATATCAGTTCGGCCAGACCCTGGGCCGCCGCTGGAGCAGCGGGAACGCCCTGGTCTCCTATGAATATTACGATCGGGAGGCCCTGTCCGGGACGCACCGGCGTCTGGCCAGCGATTCCGACCTCAGATGGCGCGGGGGCAGCGACCGACGCCAATTCTACAGCAATCCGGGCAACATCGTCGTCTTCGATCCTGCGTCCGGCGGCTATCTTCCGGCCTGGGCCATTCCGACCGGTCAATCGGGCGCGGGCCTGCAGCCCGGCGATTTTCTGCCCGGAAAGGTCAACCTCGAGAACCAGCGCGCCCACATCAATGTCCTTCCGCGGCAGACCCGTCACGGCGCCTACGCCCTCTGGCGCCAGGCCTTCGGCGATCGTCTCGAGGTCACGGCCGACGCCCGGTACGGAAAACGGAACTACGAGACCGTCTCCTTCCCACTCAACACCCTGTTGACGGTGACCAGCGCCAACCCCTGGTTCGTCTCCCCGACCGGAGCCCGCTCCCACACGATCGCCTACTCCTTCCAGAATGAAATCGCGCCGCCGCGCATCACCGGCGAGGTCGAGAGCATCGGCGCCAGCCTGGGCGGCGCGTTCGACCTTTCCTCCGACTGGCGGATCGACGCCTATGTCGCCTGGGCGTCCGAGGAAAGCAGGACCGGTTCCTCCGGAACGCTCCAGTCCACCTATCTTCGCGAGGCGCTGGGAGCGATCGCCGACAATCCCGCCACCCCCTACAGTCCCTCCCGCGACGGCTACCTCAATCCCTTTGGCGACGGGGCGGTGAACACGCGCGCCGTGCTCGACTTCATCAGCTCGGGCTACTCCCGGACCCATAACCGGACGGGCGTCGCCTCGGCCAACCTCCAGGTTTCCGGGACACTGATGGAAGCCCCGGGCGGCCCGCTCCGCCTCGCGGCGGGGCTCTCCTTCCGTAACGAGACCTTCGAGCGGCAGTTTACGGGCTTCACCAGCGGCGTCGCCCCGACCGTCGGCGCGCCGGCAGAGACCGACCGGCATGTGGCCGCAGCCTTCGGGGAAGTCCGCGTTCCTGTCTTCGGCGCAACCAACCGCCGTCCGGGCCTCGAGCGTCTCGAGCTCTCGCTCGCGGCGCGGTTCGAGGACTATGGCGATGTCGGCCAGACCACCAGCCCCAAGGTCGGGGTCGTCTGGGATCCCGTCGGGACGCTGCGCCTCAAGGCGAACTACGGCCGGTCCTTCCGGGCCCCGGCCCTGCGGGAGGTCAACGAAACCCCTAGCGCCAGCCCGTCCATTCTCCCGCGCGGCTCGCAGCAGATCCTCTCCATGATCCTCTATGGCGGCAACCCGGACCTGCAGCCGGAGGAAGCCGACACCTGGACGCTCGGCCTCGAGGTTCGTCCAGCCGCTCTTCCCGGCCTGCGCATCGGGGTGAACGGCTTCCGGACCGATTTCGAGAACCGGATCGGCCAGCCAGCCCTGGAGAGCATCCTGACCGCGCTGGGCGATCCTTCCCTTGCGCCCTTCGTCAGGATGTTGAACCCCGCCGACAGCAAGGATCTCGCGGCGATCCAGGCCATCCTCGACCTGCCGACGACCGCCCTGCGCGACCAGTTTCCCGCCTCCTCCTACGGAGCCATCGTCGACGCCCGCTACGTCAATACGGCGAGCGTGCAGGTCCAGGGCGCGGATCTCAATGTCGACTATGGCTTCGCCCGTGGGCAGGACGCCCTTGATTTCGGTGTCAACCTGACCTGGCTCGAGCGGTTCGACGCCCGGCCGACGCCGACCTCGCCGACGGTCTCCCAGCTTGACCGGCCCAACTTTCCGGTCGGCCTGCGTGGCCGGGCTTCGGGCTCATGGGCGCGCGGTCCCTGGTCGGTATCGCCCTCGGTCAACTACGTCGACGCCTACCGCGATCTGACGGGCAAACGCATCGGCTCCTGGACGACGGCCGACCTCGCGGTCCGGTACACGCCCGACCACGGCCTTCTGGCGGGAACCGGCCTCACCGTCACGGTGCAGAACCTGTTCGATCGCGACCCGCCCTTCTACGATGCGCCCGAGGGCGTGGCCTATGATCCCGCCAACGCCAATGTGCTCGGGCGCTTCGTCTCCCTGCAACTGACCAGGGCCTGGTGA
- a CDS encoding FecR family protein, translated as MAVDKEGDVRRQEAASWFARLGQRRVSTTDIHDFFEWRKNPANARAYERVEKAWATSGALADDPDISALTAEALGKAPPPVRARYMVSRLWKPIAAGATALVALALFASWAMDRPLDYATATGEQRTLRLADGSRVILDTGSRVSVRLRPDRRSVTLVSGQAFFDVEGDPARPFVVTAGDTTVTAVGTRFDVRRLGQGARVTLVEGRVDVGSPGTARPVWSLAPGQQVVTTQGAPEVRTVDAARETSWTTGRLVFAATPIREAVAEVSRYSDRRIELKDGGIAQIPVSGAFDTGDTEAFIAALSDLYGVTASRSPDGAIILRAPETR; from the coding sequence ATGGCGGTCGACAAGGAAGGGGATGTCCGGCGGCAGGAAGCCGCGTCATGGTTCGCCCGCCTGGGCCAGAGGCGCGTGTCGACAACGGACATCCACGACTTCTTCGAGTGGCGGAAGAACCCCGCCAATGCGCGCGCCTATGAGCGCGTCGAGAAGGCCTGGGCCACGAGCGGGGCCCTGGCCGATGATCCTGACATCTCCGCCCTCACGGCGGAGGCTCTCGGCAAGGCGCCGCCCCCTGTGCGGGCGCGCTACATGGTGTCGCGCCTCTGGAAACCGATAGCAGCCGGAGCGACGGCGCTCGTCGCCCTCGCCCTTTTCGCGTCATGGGCCATGGACCGGCCTCTCGACTACGCCACCGCGACCGGCGAGCAGAGGACCCTGCGCCTGGCCGACGGCTCGAGAGTCATCCTGGACACGGGCAGCCGCGTGAGCGTCCGCCTCCGCCCGGACCGGAGATCGGTGACGCTCGTGTCCGGCCAGGCCTTTTTCGACGTGGAGGGTGATCCGGCCCGGCCCTTCGTGGTCACGGCCGGCGACACCACGGTCACCGCCGTCGGCACCCGGTTCGACGTCCGCAGGCTGGGCCAGGGCGCCCGGGTCACGCTCGTCGAAGGCCGCGTGGACGTGGGATCACCCGGCACGGCCAGGCCGGTCTGGTCCCTCGCGCCGGGCCAGCAGGTCGTCACCACACAGGGAGCCCCCGAGGTCCGGACGGTCGACGCTGCCCGCGAAACAAGCTGGACGACGGGACGCCTGGTCTTCGCCGCCACCCCGATCCGGGAGGCCGTCGCCGAGGTCAGCCGCTACAGCGACAGGAGGATCGAGCTTAAGGACGGGGGCATCGCGCAGATCCCGGTCAGCGGCGCCTTCGACACGGGCGACACCGAAGCCTTCATCGCGGCCCTGTCCGACCTCTACGGCGTGACGGCTTCCAGGAGCCCCGACGGCGCCATTATTCTCAGGGCGCCGGAGACCCGATGA